TGAATGAGATGCCCGTTGAAACGCAATCGGGAATCTGATTCAGCCAATTCTTGTCCTTGAATTTCAAGGGGATGTTCCCCAGCTTGCGGACTCGCGATCGCGTTTCCGTCCCGGGAATGCCGGCTGCACTCTTCATCGCCTGCGCCATCTGGCGCCGGTGAACCCATTCCCCCTTCCTTTCATTGAACGCATCGTCACCCCAGGAAAGCCCTGCTGTTCCCACTCGAAAACGTCACTGGGTTGTCGTTTTCGCGATCACACTGGCAATGATCTGCTACATCGATCGGGTGATTATTGCCCAGGCCACCCCGACGATGCGGGCGGATCTCAACCTCAGCATCGAGCAGTGGGGGTGGATACTCGGCATTTTTTCGTGGGCGTACACCCTGTGCGAGATTCCGGGGGGATGGATGGGGGACAAGTGGGGCGCGCGCAAGGTGCTGCTGCGGGTGGTGACGGTGTGGTCGTTCTTTACCGCGGCGACCGGCTGGGCATGGAACTATGTGTCCCTTTTTGTGTGCCGCCTGCTCTTCGGGGTTGGGGAGGCGGGGTGTTTTCCGAATCTGACCAAGGCCTTCACGGTCTGGCTTCCGTCGCATGAGCGCGTGCGCGCGCAGGGGCTCATGTGGTTTGCGGCGCGGTGGGGTGGAGCGGTTACGCCGTTCATGGTGGCGCTTCTGCTCCAGCACATGCACTGGCGCCGGGTCTTTGAGATTTTTGGCGTGCTCGGCGTGGTCTGGGCGGTGTTTTTCTTTCGCTGGTATCGCGACGACCCTCGGACCCATCCGGCGCTAAATGACGCGGAGAATGCCCTGCTTCCCAAGGTTGCGCCGAAAGTCGGGCATGGTGATGTTCCTTGGAGGAAGATTCTTAGAAGCCGCTCGGTTCTGCTCCTCTGGCTCCAGTATTTTCTCCTCAGTTACGGGTGGTGGTTCTACATCCAGTGGCTGCCGGCCTACCTGCGTGAGGCGCGCGGCTTCACACTGCAGCGCGATGCCCTGCTGGGTGCGCTGCTGGCGGGCGTCCCCCTTTTCCTTGGAGGAATCGGATGCTGGGTGAGCGGGCATTTCGCGCCGACTTTTGCGCGATGGTTTGGTGGGGTTGCGCCTG
Above is a genomic segment from Opitutaceae bacterium containing:
- a CDS encoding MFS transporter, with translation MICYIDRVIIAQATPTMRADLNLSIEQWGWILGIFSWAYTLCEIPGGWMGDKWGARKVLLRVVTVWSFFTAATGWAWNYVSLFVCRLLFGVGEAGCFPNLTKAFTVWLPSHERVRAQGLMWFAARWGGAVTPFMVALLLQHMHWRRVFEIFGVLGVVWAVFFFRWYRDDPRTHPALNDAENALLPKVAPKVGHGDVPWRKILRSRSVLLLWLQYFLLSYGWWFYIQWLPAYLREARGFTLQRDALLGALLAGVPLFLGGIGCWVSGHFAPTFARWFGGVAPARRVLGCGGLATAGLLLVISVQIQNPILAMIAMGFASFANDLTIPCSWGACMDMGRAYAGSVSGGMNMGGAGGGAVAGPMVAYILIWTDNNWNVPLYVAAVVYGFAALCWLGIDSTTPLDLESREETAAKVA